In a single window of the Tigriopus californicus strain San Diego chromosome 2, Tcal_SD_v2.1, whole genome shotgun sequence genome:
- the LOC131893283 gene encoding uncharacterized protein LOC131893283: MAAKKKLAKAAYISHAFKRQDELKHIDVEGPRLQRAFWARPWLLARKNDCSTVYPEIETDTEKFKATFRMDLSTFELIFRRIEGRITKIATNMRQPIPPRVRLQVALRYLTSGCSFKVLEEAFRISSKAIALIVPQVCDAIWQEFAEEEIRSPQTQQEWLEKAKVFDSKWNYPFSLGALDGKHCLVKSFGNSGSLFYSYKQDFSVLLLALVDAEYRFMYVDIGAPGGSNDSGVMKVSNLQSALDNGNLNLPVEKHPLGVDYHFIGDDAFGFTTRLVKPYLSRGLTAQQRIFNYRFSWTRRVVENAFGIMSSKFRVLRTANHQNYENCVKTIKAVTVLHNLLLKPHEIITADAEGSSYENCSIMDRIQSQCGNRTGTTEARDQRDKMAQHFFSGQGQVPFQWE, from the coding sequence atggctgcAAAGAAGAAGCTAGCAAAAGCTGCTTACATTTCTCATGCATTCAAACGACAAGACGAGCTGAAGCACATTGACGTGGAGGGACCAAGACTACAAAGAGCATTCTGGGCGAGGCCATGGCTCTTAGCTCGGAAAAATGATTGTAGCACCGTGTACCCCGAAATCGAAACGGACACAGAAAAGTTTAAGGCCACGTTCCGAATGGACCTGTCCACATTTGAGTTGATCTTTCGTCGCATTGAAGGAAGAATAACTAAGATTGCAACCAACATGAGACAACCCATTCCCCCGCGAGTCAGATTACAAGTGGCCTTGCGGTACTTGACCTCTGGTTGCTCATTTAAAGTGTTGGAGGAGGCCTTCAGAATAAGTTCCAAGGCCATTGCCCTGATTGTGCCTCAAGTTTGTGACGCCATATGGCAAGAGTTCGCTGAGGAGGAAATTAGAAGTCCCCAAACGCAACAAGAGTGGCTCGAAAAGGCCAAAGTTTTCGACTCAAAGTGGAATTATCCTTTTTCCTTGGGAGCCCTTGACGGAAAACATTGCCTTGTAAAATCATTCGGCAATTCAGGTTCTCTTTTTTACTCCTACAAGCAAGATTTCAGCGTTCTCCTCCTGGCACTTGTTGATGCCGAATACAGGTTCATGTATGTAGACATCGGTGCACCAGGAGGTAGCAATGATTCTGGTGTCATGAAAGTATCAAACCTTCAATCAGCTCTTGACAATGGCAACCTTAACCTCCCTGTGGAAAAACATCCATTGGGTGTTGATTATCATTTCATCGGTGATGACGCATTTGGATTTACGACTCGTCTTGTTAAGCCTTATCTTTCTCGAGGGCTGACTGCGCAACAAAGAATATTTAACTACAGATTCTCATGGACCCGGAGAGTGGTTGAGAACGCGTTTGGCATCATGTCGAGCAAATTTCGCGTCCTCCGAACGGCTAATCACCAGAACTACGAGAACTGTGTCAAGACAATAAAAGCAGTTACTGTGCTTCACAATCTCTTGCTCAAACCCCATGAGATTATTACTGCGGACGCTGAGGGCTCTTCCTATGAAAATTGTTCCATTATGGACCGTATCCAATCGCAATGTGGGAACAGAACCGGCACTACTGAGGCCCGTGACCAACGAGACAAGATGGCTCAACATTTCTTCTCTGGTCAGGGACAAGTTCCTTTTCAGTGGGAATGA
- the LOC131876972 gene encoding uncharacterized protein LOC131876972, translating to MKTMKSLVTLDDSELIFRLMLKLPPPCKRKWRQTVQQIEEKQNKEAGFEDFSVFVRHLSSEWNHAVYGLKKKAEIDPSTSLISKDRRNLSLATNTSRSSLTRNSNRTELRSCPFCVRNHPIDTCNEAKRFSLQERREVLRGRCFGCLEWGHWARACHQQKLCDVCSRRHPTILHEEELQPDGQDSLQTTPEVNVRGVQVLSNVKSDNLLAIAVALVPVRIRIQGLEKDIVTYAAQDSYSTDTFIKEELLKALGIEGTPTTVFLTTMGQKRSPITARTVKGLEISDMNNENTVTLPEVLAYKDLPVDRGYIPTQDQINSWPHLAKLPIQWSAAKVGVLIGMNVPGALRPLKVVHGKDDEPYALQTKLGCTIHGPMGRNSNRQHKCNLIKIDNGNIKDMIQKLYDQDVPDPVGAAALGPSVEDRQWLKMLKDVLASLTGTISLISLLEVPNQNSTTAESKHCNAFLA from the coding sequence ATGAAAACCATGAAAAGCCTCGTGACATTGGACGACAGTGAGCTAATTTTCAGGCTAATGCTCAAACTTCCTCCCCCctgcaaaagaaaatggagacaaACAGTTCAGCAGATCgaggaaaagcaaaataaagaaGCTGGCTTTGAGGATTTCTCCGTCTTCGTTCGCCATCTCTCAAGTGAGTGGAACCATGCAGTGTATGGTCTAAAGAAAAAAGCGGAAATAGACCCCAGCACCTCCTTGATTTCGAAGGACAGAAGGAACCTGTCTTTAGCCACCAACACGTCACGATCAAGCCTCACTAGAAACTCAAATCGAACTGAGTTAAGGTCTTGCCCATTCTGCGTAAGAAACCACCCCATTGATACCTGTAATGAAGCCAAGCGCTTCTCATTGCAAGAAAGACGGGAAGTCTTGAGAGGGCGATGCTTCGGGTGCTTAGAATGGGGGCATTGGGCGAGGGCATGCCATCAGCAAAAGTTGTGCGACGTTTGTTCGAGGAGGCATCCCACCAttctccatgaggaagagctACAACCAGATGGTCAGGACTCTTTGCAAACCACGCCGGAAGTCAACGTCAGGGGAGTCCAGGTGTTAAGCAATGTTAAGAGCGACAACCTACTGGCGATAGCAGTGGCCTTGGTCCCTGTCAGGATCCGCATCCAAGGGCTAGAGAAGGACATCGTGACTTACGCAGCTCAAGACTCGTATAGCACAGACACTTTCATCAAAGAGGAACTTCTCAAGGCACTAGGCATCGAAGGCACACCAACCACCGTCTTTCTAACAACTATGGGACAGAAGAGATCGCCTATCACAGCCCGAACCGTGAAAGGCCTTGAGATCTCAGACATGAATAACGAAAATACAGTAACCCTGCCGGAAGTTTTAGCTTACAAGGACTTACCAGTAGATCGCGGATATATCCCAACTCAAGACCAGATTAACTCATGGCCACATTTAGCAAAGCTTCCAATCCAATGGTCCGCAGCAAAGGTTGGAGTTTTAATTGGAATGAACGTTCCTGGAGCTTTACGACCACTCAAAGTGGTGCATGGTAAGGACGACGAACCTTATGCCCTTCAGACCAAGCTGGGCTGCACTATTCATGGACCCATGGGAAGAAATTCTAATCGACAACACAAGTGCAATttaatcaagatagacaacgGAAACATTAAGGACATGATCCAAAAACTGTATGATCAAGACGTGCCGGACCCTGTCGGAGCTGCTGCCCTTGGCCCATCTGTGGAAGACCGCCAATGGTTAAAAATGTTGAAGGATGTGCTCGCCTCGTTGACGGGCACTATCTCATTAATCTCCCTTTTAGAAGTCCCAAACCAAAATTCCACAACAGCAGAGAGCAAGCACTGCAACGCGTTCTTGGCCTAA